A portion of the Lolium rigidum isolate FL_2022 chromosome 1, APGP_CSIRO_Lrig_0.1, whole genome shotgun sequence genome contains these proteins:
- the LOC124647947 gene encoding uncharacterized membrane protein At3g27390-like, which produces MQVPVGFLAKLWSFVSFLPYFILLLLLGCTKAVLIGPVAAAIVFFGDSAVIVGLWPAHFIWTYCCVLKTKRVGLVLKILAAIFLPLPLALLPVLGILGSLLVGIGYGVFTPLMATFEAVGEGVADKLSHCFLDGTASTIRGACMVVHDVTDFCFHSYFSFMDELSENMGEDEEPFDIKLSYLPRSLLVALVSVPLDVLMVTGVALWKSPCMLLKGWQRLCEDLVGREGPFLETVCVPFAGLAIVLWPLAVIAGVIASFLSSFFLGLHAGLIAYQEDSFQMGLSYMIAAVALYDEYTNDLLYLREGSCLPRPKYRKAGSPKFEASHDTDEHNIAAECAEKQHHGYRKPRRVLQRSKTFMETIQRLRPIQIWDWLFRSCEMNGRILMSEGLISSEDIEEFITKGKGKKLSIKLPAWCILHCLIRSAKHDSHGLLISDDVEVTNFNWPKDRVFDWMLGPLLVLKEQMKKLELTEDEEMCLRKLIMTNKNDKPSDWEDCGFPSNDSVKRAQLQAIIRRLQGIVANMSRIPGFRRRFLNLTRVLYLEAIDAGTIDGSRKIEGKVKADIASEKLQYGDSIEAKDPSNDTFGNVDMV; this is translated from the exons ATGCAGGTGCCCGTAGGCTTCCTCGCCAAGCTCTGGAGCTTCGTGTCCTTCTTGCCATACTTCATCCTTCTCCTGCTCCTTGGCTGCACAAAAG CTGTCCTGATCGGCCCGGTCGCCGCGGCCATCGTCTTCTTCGGGGATTCGGCCGTCATTGTTGGCCTCTGGCCCGCGCATTTCATCTGGACATACTGCTGCGTGCTCAA GACGAAGCGCGTCGGGCTGGTTCTGAAGATTCTAGCAGCGATATTCCTGCCGCTGCCGTTGGCCCTACTGCCGGTGCTCGGCATTCTGGGGAGCCTTCTAGTTGGCATCGGCTATGGAGTGTTCACTCCCCTTATGGCCACCTTCGAGGCCGTCGGTGAGGGCGTCGCCGACAAGCTCTCCCATTGCTTTTTG GATGGCACCGCTAGCACGATAAGGGGAGCTTGTATGGTGGTGCATGACGTTACCGACTTCTGCTTCCACTCCTACTTCTCCTTCATGGATGAGCTCTCGGAGAACATGGGGGAGGACGAAGAGCCTTTCGACATCAA GCTGTCTTATCTACCGCGGAGCTTGCTCGTCGCGCTGGTTTCTGTTCCTCTAGATGTCTTGATGGTTACTGGGGTGGCGTTGTGGAAAAGCCCCTGCATGCTGTTGAAAGGATGGCAGAGACTCTGCGAGGACCTAGTCGGAAGGGAAGGGCCTTTTCTGGAGACCGTTTGCGTCCCTTTTGCCGGTCTGGCCATTGTATTATGGCCACTTGCTGTAATTGCAGGGGTGATTGCATCGTTTCTTAGCAGCTTTTTTCTTGGTCTCCATGCTGGATTGATTGCTTATCAG GAGGATTCATTTCAAATGGGTCTATCATACATGATTGCTGCCGTAGCATTGTATGATGAATACACAAACGATCTTCTTTACTTAAGAGAAGGTTCTTGTTTGCCAAG GCCCAAGTACCGGAAGGCGGGTTCTCCAAAGTTCGAAGCAAGCCACGACACGGATGAGCACAACATCGCAGCTGAATGTGCAGAGAAGCAACATCATGGATACCGTAAGCCTAGGAGGGTTCTACAGCGGTCAAAGACATTCATGGAAACTATCCAACGGCTAAGACCCATCCAA ATATGGGACTGGCTCTTCCGGTCTTGCGAGATGAATGGAAGGATATTAATGAGCGAGGGACTGATTAGTTCTGAAGACATAGAGGAATTCATAACTAAAGGAAAGGGAAAGAAGTTGAGCATAAAATTGCCGGCGTGGTGTATCCTTCACTGTCTAATACGGTCCGCAAAGCATGACTCACACGGTTTGCTCATAT CTGATGATGTCGAGGTGACCAACTTTAATTGGCCAAAAGACAGAGTGTTCGACTGGATGCTTGGACCACTGCTGGTCTTGAAGGAGCAGATGAAGAAACTTGAGCTAACCGAAGACGAGGAAATGTGCTTGCGGAAGCTCATCATGACGAACAAAAACGACAAACCATCAGACTGGGAGGACTGCGGTTTTCCATCGAACGACAGTGTGAAGAGAGCTcagctacaagcaatcatcagaaG GCTGCAGGGGATCGTCGCCAACATGTCCCGGATACCAGGCTTCAGGAGGCGGTTCCTGAATTTGACTAGGGTGCTGTACCTGGAGGCGATCGACGCGGGTACCATCGACGGGTCGCGGAAGATAGAGGGCAAAGTCAAAGCTGATATCGCCAGCGAGAAACTTCAGTACGGAGATTCTATAGAAGCCAAGGATCCATCAAATGACACATTTGGGAACGTTGATATGGTTTGA